Proteins encoded by one window of Kribbella flavida DSM 17836:
- a CDS encoding DUF1707 SHOCT-like domain-containing protein, translating to MENLPERSAPHAHLRASDSDRDQVVEVLRDALMAGRLTQDEHAERLEQALHARTLGELEPITLDLAVPGQPFRPAAPAHSTSRVPIEEPANPQDSFDFVVGIFGAGERKGRWRVKRRTNALALFGGCDLNMADAVFEGREVTVYAFAIFGGVDVTVPPGVELRSQGVGIMGGFGTTGRKDEIDPTAPVVVLKGLALFGGVGGKVHKPKKPKGRDKLDQ from the coding sequence ATGGAGAACTTGCCGGAGCGGTCCGCCCCGCACGCGCACCTGCGGGCCTCCGACAGCGACCGGGACCAGGTGGTCGAGGTGCTGCGGGACGCGTTGATGGCCGGCCGGCTCACCCAGGACGAGCACGCCGAACGGCTCGAGCAGGCACTGCACGCCCGGACCCTCGGCGAGCTGGAGCCGATCACGCTGGACCTGGCAGTGCCCGGGCAGCCGTTCCGCCCGGCGGCCCCGGCGCACTCGACCTCGCGGGTGCCGATCGAGGAGCCGGCCAACCCGCAGGACAGCTTCGACTTCGTCGTCGGCATCTTCGGCGCCGGTGAGCGCAAGGGGCGCTGGCGGGTGAAGCGGCGGACCAACGCGCTGGCGTTGTTCGGCGGCTGCGACCTGAACATGGCCGACGCGGTCTTCGAAGGCCGCGAGGTGACCGTCTACGCGTTCGCGATCTTCGGCGGCGTCGACGTCACCGTGCCGCCGGGCGTCGAGCTCCGCAGCCAGGGCGTCGGCATCATGGGCGGCTTCGGCACCACCGGCCGCAAGGACGAGATCGATCCCACCGCCCCGGTCGTCGTGCTCAAGGGCCTGGCCCTGTTCGGCGGCGTCGGCGGCAAGGTCCACAAGCCCAAGAAACCCAAGGGCCGCGACAAGCTCGACCAGTAA